A genome region from Methylohalobius crimeensis 10Ki includes the following:
- a CDS encoding type II toxin-antitoxin system RelE/ParE family toxin, protein MDLEVKWSPEAIEDLEAIAEYIARDSEYYARAVVTEILSVSRSTGEFPLIGRIVPEIGDEHIRERFIYSYRLVYRVESVRILIVAVIHGKRLLENIAERIGGST, encoded by the coding sequence AGTGGTCGCCGGAGGCGATCGAGGATCTCGAAGCCATCGCCGAATATATCGCACGGGATTCTGAGTATTACGCTCGGGCGGTTGTCACCGAAATATTGTCGGTTTCACGGAGCACCGGCGAGTTTCCGTTGATAGGCCGCATCGTACCAGAGATCGGGGATGAGCATATTCGAGAGCGATTCATTTACAGCTATCGATTAGTGTATCGGGTCGAATCCGTGAGAATTCTGATTGTGGCAGTGATACATGGGAAACGATTGCTTGAGAATATCGCGGAACGGATCGGAGGCAGCACATAA